A window from Nitrospira sp. ND1 encodes these proteins:
- a CDS encoding thiazole synthase, producing the protein MDTINDRLVIAGREFTSRLWVGTGKYKDFVETKKAIEASGADVVTVAVRRVNITDRSKENLLDYLDPKKYIILPNTAGCYTVEDAVRYARLARAAGVSDLVKLEVLGDEKTLFPDTAGLIEAAKILIKEGFIVLPYTNDDPIVAKKLVDIGCPAVMPLAAPIGSGLGIRNPYNLKIIMETVKVPIIVDAGVGTASDAALAMEYGADAVLMNTAIAGAQDPIAMAEAMKYGVWAGRLAYKAGRIPRKLYATASSPIEGML; encoded by the coding sequence ATGGATACGATCAACGATCGCTTAGTGATTGCCGGCCGGGAATTTACGTCTCGCCTCTGGGTGGGGACCGGTAAGTATAAAGACTTTGTCGAGACTAAGAAGGCTATCGAGGCGTCCGGTGCGGACGTGGTGACGGTGGCGGTTCGTCGCGTGAACATCACGGATCGGTCCAAGGAAAATCTCCTGGATTATCTCGACCCGAAAAAATACATCATTTTGCCGAACACCGCCGGTTGTTACACGGTGGAAGATGCCGTCCGGTATGCCCGGTTGGCTCGCGCGGCCGGCGTGTCCGATCTGGTCAAGCTGGAAGTCCTGGGCGATGAAAAGACTCTTTTCCCGGACACCGCGGGATTGATCGAGGCGGCCAAGATCCTCATCAAAGAAGGCTTCATCGTCCTGCCCTATACGAACGATGACCCGATCGTTGCCAAGAAGCTGGTGGATATCGGCTGTCCTGCGGTGATGCCGCTGGCTGCTCCGATCGGCTCGGGGCTCGGGATCCGTAATCCATACAATCTCAAGATCATCATGGAAACGGTCAAGGTGCCCATCATCGTGGACGCCGGAGTCGGAACGGCATCCGATGCCGCGCTGGCGATGGAGTACGGAGCGGATGCGGTGCTGATGAACACCGCTATTGCCGGCGCGCAGGACCCCATCGCGATGGCCGAGGCTATGAAGTATGGTGTCTGGGCCGGGCGACTGGCCTACAAGGCCGGGCGCATTCCGCGCAAGCTCTATGCGACAGCCAGTAGCCCGATCGAGGGCATGCTCTAA
- the thiE gene encoding thiamine phosphate synthase — MPSVDFRLYLVTDRQQTAGRPLVSVVGRAVSAGVRAVQLRERDLPIRELLSLALDLQRELSDMQLFINDRVDLAVALGCRGAHLRESSLPAPVVRTLLQPSQLLGLSVHSIQDAVAAERHGADFVVLGPIYDTPSKREYGAPLGLQVLEQAARAVNIPIFAIGGMTASRTREVRQAGAFGVAVLSSILSASNVEVATEKFLSAIERGS, encoded by the coding sequence ATGCCCTCCGTCGATTTCCGTCTGTATTTAGTGACTGATCGTCAACAGACCGCCGGACGTCCGCTGGTGTCGGTCGTCGGGCGGGCGGTGAGTGCCGGTGTGCGCGCGGTGCAGCTGCGTGAACGTGATCTTCCGATCCGAGAGCTGCTCTCTTTGGCGCTCGACCTGCAGCGCGAGTTGTCGGACATGCAGTTGTTCATCAATGACCGTGTGGATCTGGCGGTGGCACTGGGGTGCCGGGGGGCGCATTTGCGCGAGAGCAGTTTGCCGGCCCCGGTGGTGCGAACGCTGTTGCAGCCCTCGCAGCTGTTGGGTCTGTCCGTCCATTCCATCCAGGATGCGGTGGCGGCAGAACGGCACGGCGCGGATTTTGTGGTGTTGGGTCCGATTTACGACACGCCTTCGAAGCGGGAGTATGGGGCGCCGCTTGGCCTCCAGGTACTCGAACAGGCCGCGCGCGCGGTGAACATTCCAATTTTTGCCATCGGAGGGATGACTGCCTCGCGTACACGTGAGGTGCGGCAGGCGGGAGCATTCGGTGTGGCGGTGTTGTCCTCGATCTTGAGTGCGTCGAATGTCGAAGTAGCGACCGAGAAATTTCTTTCGGCGATCGAGCGCGGATCATGA
- the arc gene encoding proteasome ATPase — protein sequence MAESKGSSGRLRSFRDSVKRLTKSLSDGDGVVTHKNDEQAREVEKLRIQIQSMEEEIRRLYQSRYQLEQTTKQNEKLVATLQEAKSQIETLRAEVEKLTAPPSTYGIFSSLDTDGTGNVYVSGRKMKVSLHPSIKAKSLRKGQEVILNEALNVIEVRGFDVQGEVVRLKDVLEGNRALVTLHFDEEKVAELGEPLLSERLSVGDHLLYDPRSGCVIEKLPKSEAEELVLEEVPDVDYEHIGGLQKEIEQVRDAVELPFLYPHIFANYKLSAPKGVLLYGPPGCGKTLIAKAVASSIAKKLGHLKDKQLRSYFLHVKGPELLNKYVGESERQVREVFKKAKERADDGHPVIVFFDEMDALFRTRGTGISSDIESTIVPQFLSEIDGVERLTNVIVIGASNRQDLIDPAVLRAGRLDVKVKVGRPDATAARDIFSKYVSTDLPFAEDDLKRHGGDARALVDSLMNMTVDAMYATTDENKFIEVTYANGEKEVLYFKDFASGALIEGIVSRAKKFAVKRAIAQEGTGLRAEDLIRAIREEFKEHEDLPNTTNPDDWAKVAGKKGEKIVHLRTISGGPAEARQIETVNTGHYL from the coding sequence ATGGCCGAATCAAAAGGGAGTTCAGGCCGACTCCGGTCCTTCCGTGATTCCGTCAAGCGCCTGACCAAGTCACTTTCTGACGGAGATGGAGTCGTGACACACAAGAACGACGAACAGGCCCGCGAGGTGGAAAAGCTTCGCATCCAAATCCAGTCCATGGAGGAGGAGATTCGGCGGCTCTACCAGTCACGCTATCAGCTCGAACAAACGACGAAGCAGAACGAAAAGCTCGTCGCCACTCTTCAGGAAGCCAAATCTCAAATCGAAACGTTGCGGGCTGAAGTGGAGAAGTTGACCGCTCCGCCCTCGACCTACGGCATTTTCTCCAGCCTCGATACCGATGGCACGGGGAATGTCTACGTATCCGGCCGTAAGATGAAGGTCAGTCTTCATCCCTCCATCAAAGCGAAGTCTCTCCGCAAAGGGCAGGAGGTCATCCTCAACGAAGCGCTCAATGTCATCGAGGTGCGTGGGTTCGATGTGCAAGGGGAAGTCGTCCGTTTGAAGGATGTGCTGGAGGGGAATCGGGCGCTGGTGACGCTGCACTTCGATGAAGAAAAAGTCGCGGAGCTTGGCGAGCCATTGCTCAGTGAGCGCCTCAGCGTCGGCGATCATCTGTTATACGATCCGCGGTCCGGTTGCGTCATCGAAAAGCTGCCGAAATCGGAAGCCGAGGAGCTGGTGCTCGAAGAAGTCCCCGATGTGGACTACGAACATATCGGCGGACTCCAGAAAGAAATCGAGCAGGTGCGTGATGCGGTGGAGTTGCCTTTCCTGTATCCGCACATTTTTGCGAACTACAAACTCAGCGCCCCGAAGGGCGTGTTGCTCTATGGCCCGCCGGGTTGCGGCAAGACGTTGATCGCCAAGGCCGTGGCCAGTTCGATCGCCAAAAAACTGGGGCATCTCAAGGACAAACAACTGCGCAGCTACTTCCTCCATGTGAAGGGGCCTGAACTGTTGAATAAGTATGTCGGCGAGTCGGAGCGGCAGGTGCGCGAGGTGTTCAAAAAAGCCAAGGAACGCGCCGACGACGGTCATCCCGTGATTGTGTTTTTCGACGAGATGGACGCACTGTTCCGCACCCGCGGCACCGGCATCTCCTCGGACATTGAATCGACCATCGTGCCGCAGTTCCTCTCGGAGATCGACGGCGTAGAGCGTCTTACCAATGTCATCGTCATCGGGGCAAGCAACCGACAGGACTTGATCGATCCGGCCGTGCTCCGCGCGGGCCGTCTCGATGTGAAGGTGAAGGTCGGTCGTCCGGACGCCACGGCGGCCCGGGATATTTTCTCCAAGTACGTCTCGACCGATTTGCCGTTTGCCGAGGACGATCTGAAGCGGCATGGCGGGGATGCCCGGGCACTTGTGGATTCCCTCATGAACATGACCGTCGATGCCATGTATGCGACGACGGACGAAAACAAGTTCATTGAAGTGACGTATGCGAACGGCGAGAAGGAAGTGTTGTACTTCAAGGATTTCGCCAGCGGCGCGTTGATCGAGGGCATCGTGTCGCGTGCCAAGAAATTCGCCGTGAAGCGGGCGATTGCGCAAGAAGGAACCGGTCTGCGGGCCGAGGATCTGATCCGCGCGATCCGAGAGGAGTTCAAAGAGCACGAAGACTTGCCCAACACCACGAATCCGGATGATTGGGCAAAGGTCGCCGGCAAGAAAGGCGAGAAGATTGTCCACCTCCGGACGATCAGCGGCGGGCCTGCAGAGGCGCGCCAAATCGAAACGGTCAACACCGGTCACTACCTGTAG
- the dop gene encoding depupylase/deamidase Dop — protein MSDNPTHNPSRVIGTETEFGIASRDPNAADPVANSIHLIGYYPNLPAPHAVWDYENENPLLDARGFEVDGERERPGPDYNRQLNKVLANGGRLYVDGAHPEYSTPECLNAREVVAFERVGERIVAQALEGITKARGRDQFVLYKNNSDGKGNSYGYHENYLVSRAVPFERITQVLTPFFVTRSIYAGSGKVGAENQTSPVDYQISQRADFFETLVDLNTMVRRPIINTRDEPHSDSAKYRRLHVIVGDANMAEVSTYLKVGTLSIVLELLEAGADLPRISLADPVNAIKQVSRDVQVKESVKLSDGSSSTAIAVQRAYLKAAQSYYACHELNQVTKDVLVRWEDVLDRLERDPRSLVRELDWVAKRYLIESYMERKSCGWDDPRVRLMDFQYHDVRPDKGLYYTLERNHRIERVVLDHEIARAEFNPPVGTRAYFRGQCIKKYPTVVYGASWTSVLFDTGQNKIKRIPLMDPLRGTESLTGELLAQAETASALLAKLST, from the coding sequence ATGAGCGACAATCCTACGCACAATCCGTCCCGTGTCATCGGCACGGAGACCGAATTCGGTATCGCCAGTCGTGACCCGAATGCGGCCGACCCGGTGGCCAACTCCATTCACCTCATCGGCTACTACCCGAATCTTCCGGCTCCGCATGCGGTGTGGGACTACGAGAACGAAAATCCCCTGCTGGATGCGCGCGGGTTTGAGGTCGATGGTGAGCGGGAACGGCCGGGACCTGATTACAATCGGCAACTCAATAAAGTCCTGGCGAACGGTGGTCGTCTCTATGTCGATGGCGCGCATCCTGAATATTCCACGCCGGAGTGCCTCAATGCGAGGGAAGTCGTGGCGTTCGAGCGCGTCGGTGAACGCATTGTCGCGCAGGCCCTGGAAGGGATTACCAAGGCGCGCGGGCGTGACCAGTTCGTGTTGTATAAGAATAATTCAGACGGTAAGGGCAACAGCTATGGGTACCACGAGAATTATCTCGTGTCGCGGGCGGTGCCATTTGAACGCATCACCCAGGTCCTCACGCCGTTCTTTGTGACGCGGTCGATTTATGCCGGGTCCGGCAAGGTCGGCGCGGAAAACCAGACCAGCCCCGTCGACTATCAGATTTCGCAGCGGGCGGATTTTTTCGAAACGCTCGTGGATCTGAACACGATGGTTCGGCGGCCGATCATCAATACGCGCGACGAACCGCATTCTGATTCGGCGAAGTACCGGCGGCTCCATGTGATCGTCGGAGACGCCAATATGGCCGAGGTATCGACCTATCTGAAGGTCGGGACCCTCTCGATTGTGTTGGAGTTGCTCGAGGCCGGCGCCGACCTTCCTCGAATCAGCCTGGCAGATCCGGTGAATGCCATCAAGCAGGTCTCCCGGGATGTGCAGGTGAAGGAGAGTGTGAAGCTCAGTGACGGGAGCTCATCCACTGCGATCGCCGTGCAGCGAGCGTACCTCAAGGCCGCCCAGAGCTATTATGCCTGCCACGAGCTCAATCAGGTGACGAAGGACGTGCTGGTGCGGTGGGAAGATGTGCTTGATCGCCTGGAACGGGACCCTCGGTCATTGGTGCGGGAGTTGGATTGGGTCGCGAAGCGGTACTTGATCGAATCCTATATGGAACGCAAATCCTGTGGCTGGGACGATCCGCGCGTCCGTCTGATGGATTTCCAATACCATGATGTCCGTCCCGACAAGGGACTGTATTATACCCTGGAACGGAATCATCGAATTGAGCGGGTGGTATTGGATCATGAGATTGCGCGGGCGGAATTCAATCCGCCTGTTGGGACCAGGGCCTATTTCAGGGGCCAGTGCATCAAGAAGTACCCGACTGTCGTCTACGGGGCAAGTTGGACGTCCGTGCTGTTCGATACCGGACAAAACAAGATCAAGAGAATCCCCTTGATGGATCCCCTGCGGGGTACCGAATCGCTCACGGGGGAACTCCTGGCGCAAGCGGAGACGGCGTCCGCGCTGCTCGCTAAACTTTCGACCTGA
- the prcB gene encoding proteasome subunit beta: MKHSFFFSHHEGSSFFDFLTQHHPELRPGLSEIAIQRAALPVDFGRPGTIPVPHGTTVLALKYRDGAIIAGDRRATEGFQIADRRIEKVFRIDDYSAMAIAGAAGPCIEMAKLFQTELEHYEKLEGVQLSCEGKANKLGQMVKANLPMVFQGLVVMPLYVGYDLKRNEGRIFKYDITGGRYEESDHHSIGSGGKDARNTMREHYRSGLQEEEALRVGLLALYNAADEDVGTGGPDLVRGIYPTAKIVSSAGITDVPEDRVRALFETMIAERRRS, translated from the coding sequence ATGAAACATTCCTTCTTCTTTTCACATCACGAGGGGTCCAGCTTCTTCGACTTCCTCACCCAGCACCATCCTGAGTTAAGACCCGGTTTGAGTGAGATCGCCATCCAGCGAGCCGCGCTTCCCGTGGATTTCGGCCGACCCGGAACGATCCCGGTGCCGCATGGGACGACGGTTCTCGCGTTGAAATATCGGGATGGGGCCATTATTGCCGGTGATCGACGCGCGACCGAGGGATTTCAGATTGCCGACCGGCGGATTGAAAAGGTCTTTCGCATCGACGACTATTCCGCGATGGCGATCGCCGGGGCTGCGGGGCCGTGCATCGAGATGGCCAAATTGTTTCAGACGGAGCTTGAGCATTACGAGAAGCTCGAAGGCGTGCAGCTGTCCTGTGAGGGGAAGGCCAACAAGCTGGGGCAGATGGTGAAGGCCAACCTCCCGATGGTATTTCAGGGACTCGTCGTCATGCCGCTTTACGTCGGATACGATCTCAAGCGGAACGAAGGGCGCATTTTTAAGTACGACATTACAGGGGGACGCTACGAGGAGTCCGACCACCATTCCATCGGCTCCGGCGGCAAGGATGCCCGCAACACGATGCGTGAACATTACCGATCCGGCCTCCAGGAAGAAGAGGCGCTGCGGGTCGGGCTGTTGGCCCTCTATAATGCGGCGGATGAGGATGTGGGTACCGGTGGGCCTGATTTAGTCCGCGGTATTTATCCGACGGCGAAAATCGTCAGTAGCGCCGGTATCACTGATGTGCCCGAAGATCGGGTGCGTGCCTTGTTCGAAACCATGATCGCAGAGCGAAGGAGATCCTAG
- the prcA gene encoding proteasome subunit alpha, with the protein MPLPYYVSPEQMMQDKAEYAKKGIAKGRSIIALEYIDGILLAADNPSSSLHKVSEVYDRIAFAGAGKYSEFEHLRKAGIRHADLTGYMYSREDVSARTLSNAYSQSLGTAFSTDVKPLEVEILVVQVGVNGQANEIFRISFDGSIVDEKNLAVIGGRSEAVQQYLREHATPQPPTLKDGLRRCLAALEQVATQKIPSENLEVAVLDRNRLGRKFKRLSSADISQLFA; encoded by the coding sequence ATGCCGTTGCCCTACTACGTCTCGCCTGAACAAATGATGCAGGATAAGGCGGAGTATGCCAAAAAAGGCATTGCCAAAGGACGCTCCATCATTGCGCTTGAATATATCGACGGCATCCTGCTCGCAGCGGACAATCCAAGCTCCTCATTGCATAAAGTGTCAGAGGTCTACGACCGGATCGCGTTTGCCGGAGCCGGAAAATATAGCGAGTTCGAGCATCTCCGGAAGGCCGGCATTCGCCATGCCGATCTGACAGGGTACATGTACAGCCGGGAAGATGTGAGCGCGCGGACTTTGTCCAATGCCTATTCGCAGAGTCTGGGGACGGCCTTCAGCACGGACGTCAAGCCGCTGGAAGTCGAAATCCTTGTCGTGCAGGTCGGTGTGAACGGTCAGGCGAATGAGATCTTCCGTATTTCATTCGACGGCAGCATCGTGGATGAAAAAAATCTCGCGGTGATCGGGGGACGGTCGGAAGCCGTTCAGCAATATTTGCGGGAACATGCGACACCGCAGCCACCCACGTTGAAGGATGGGCTCCGGCGTTGCCTTGCCGCCCTGGAGCAGGTCGCCACTCAAAAGATCCCTTCCGAAAATCTTGAAGTCGCCGTGCTGGACCGGAACCGCCTTGGGCGGAAGTTCAAACGGTTGAGCAGTGCCGACATCTCCCAGCTCTTCGCCTGA